In one window of Paraflavitalea soli DNA:
- a CDS encoding putative oxidoreductase C-terminal domain-containing protein, producing the protein MQKHIINRLSLASLALFATALFPACQSPSTPTDKTTDSTAVQIITLDPGHFHAALVQKTANADIDSVVHVYAPGGPELDAYLGLIKQYNERAENPTHWKEEVYTGADYLDKMIADKKGNVVVLAGNNQQKTTYIKKAVDAGLNVLGDKPMVITAANFGLLEEAFTTAASKKVLLYDIMTERSEITNLLQKELAHIPAVFGEQQKGTAANPGVVIESVHFFYKFVSGKALTRPSWFFDPAQQGEAIADVGTHLLDLVQWECFPDTILDYKKDIEINTARTWPTPVTLSQFTAVTKKDSFPDFLKAYVTKDTILQTHANGEVNYTLKGVHVRMIARWDYKAPEGSGDTHYSLLKGSLASLEIKQGAAENYQPTLYVLPVKNDEAYTQALQQAINTLQSRYAGIAVEKAGNGWKLVIPQSFKTGHEAHFGEVMQRYMQYLKAGKLPDWEVPGMLAKYYTATKALEIANRK; encoded by the coding sequence ATGCAGAAACATATTATCAATCGCTTGTCATTGGCATCGCTGGCACTTTTTGCCACTGCATTATTTCCAGCCTGCCAATCACCCTCAACTCCCACTGATAAAACTACAGACAGTACAGCCGTGCAAATCATTACACTTGATCCGGGCCATTTTCATGCTGCCCTGGTACAGAAGACTGCCAATGCGGACATTGACTCGGTGGTACATGTATATGCGCCCGGTGGCCCCGAACTGGATGCTTACCTGGGCCTGATCAAACAATACAATGAAAGGGCAGAAAACCCCACGCACTGGAAAGAAGAAGTGTACACAGGCGCCGACTACCTCGATAAAATGATTGCTGATAAGAAAGGCAATGTAGTAGTGCTGGCAGGTAACAACCAACAAAAAACTACCTACATAAAAAAAGCGGTTGATGCCGGTCTCAACGTATTAGGCGACAAACCAATGGTGATAACTGCCGCCAATTTCGGCCTGCTGGAAGAAGCATTCACCACCGCTGCTTCCAAAAAGGTGTTGCTGTATGATATTATGACGGAACGCTCGGAGATCACCAACCTGTTGCAGAAAGAACTGGCCCATATACCTGCTGTATTTGGTGAACAGCAAAAGGGCACCGCCGCCAATCCCGGTGTAGTGATAGAGAGCGTTCACTTTTTCTACAAATTTGTTTCCGGCAAAGCCCTCACCCGTCCCTCCTGGTTCTTTGATCCTGCTCAACAGGGAGAAGCCATTGCCGATGTAGGTACGCACCTCCTTGACCTGGTGCAATGGGAATGTTTTCCGGATACCATCCTGGACTACAAAAAGGATATTGAGATCAATACAGCCCGTACCTGGCCTACGCCTGTTACCTTGTCTCAGTTTACGGCCGTTACTAAAAAAGACAGCTTCCCGGATTTCCTGAAGGCCTATGTAACGAAGGATACCATTTTGCAAACACATGCCAACGGCGAAGTGAACTATACCCTGAAAGGCGTGCATGTAAGAATGATCGCACGCTGGGATTACAAGGCGCCCGAAGGAAGCGGCGATACACATTATTCCCTCCTCAAAGGATCATTGGCCAGCCTGGAAATAAAGCAAGGTGCCGCAGAGAACTATCAACCTACCCTGTATGTCCTGCCTGTTAAGAATGACGAAGCCTATACCCAGGCATTGCAGCAGGCTATCAATACACTGCAAAGCCGTTACGCAGGTATCGCGGTGGAGAAAGCAGGTAATGGCTGGAAACTGGTGATACCGCAAAGCTTTAAAACAGGGCATGAAGCGCATTTTGGAGAAGTGATGCAACGATATATGCAATACCTCAAGGCCGGCAAACTGCCCGATTGGGAAGTACCGGGTATGCTGGCAAAATATTATACCGCTACCAAAGCACTGGAAATAGCCAATCGCAAATAA